Below is a window of Ischnura elegans chromosome 1, ioIscEleg1.1, whole genome shotgun sequence DNA.
CTTCCCAACACCACTTCAATCGTTAAGTTTCCTCTGAAATGAAAACGTCCAGCCTCCACTGCTTGTCTATGGCCGACCTAACCTGCAATAGAACCCTGGAAATCGTGCTTAATAGGCAGAGATTTTGCTTCATATGATTTAAGAGAAAAAACTCAGCAAAGGAAAAGTCCCCATGCTACAGAGAATTTTGCTTAAGAACCCTACTCGAGAAAActtctaaataaaatgaaaaaaaactgaggTTACACATAAACCACATGGTTGAATACAATCCCTTGCCCATTGAGCAGCAAAAGCCATGTTCTTGCACCATCAAGGTAAACACTAGTGTTCCTAAAAGAAAACTCCAACTTACCTTATGGACACCACACAAGCTTATGACAGCAGGGTAATTGAATTTTCCAGAAATATTATCTCAAGTAAATTCATAAGAGAAAGAACATTCCAAGTTTCAAGAAGTAGATGGCTTATCGGTAAAGCTAGAAAAAACCAACACTGCTGTCTCAAGTTGTAATGTTGCCCCAACTGCAACTTATGCCTTACTCTTAAATCCAACAACTAAAAAAATTTGTGTATTAACATTTGTTCTCACACCTGCAGAGTTAACATGTCACATAATGGAAACTGGATACTGgtgtaaacttttaaaaatagacaaaaattaaaagcattttatTCAATGTACGTATATTATAACTATACTTAAGGAGGGAAGCCATCTAAAAGTAAGAGCCATTTGAAACGAAATGCCATTAAATTATAAGTCAAGTCACATTAAAATTGactaaacatgattaaaaaccaATTTTCAAATGGCAAAAGATCACAAAGACTTGCAGTCTCAGAAAAGGGAACTCCCACCTGGTCCTCATTCAGATAATTGGGAAGTCCACCAATGAAAATCTTGTGTGGCGAATCGGGAACAACGGTACTGATTACAcctataagaaaaaaaattcagattcAACTTTTAACAAAATAACTAACTAACTTTAACATGAAAACTATAAATAACTTACTGAGTAATTAATACTCTCACCTAAGAACAACTATTAAAAAATCGTAAGAAATCAAGTCTTAGCTACCAGAAAGCTCAGAActacattctcatttttttttaaaacttcattaaACAATTCTATAAGTTGTCTAAAGTGCCACAAATTAGTAGCCCCTACGATTATTTGAGCAAAATTCAGCAAatgcaatataatatttataacaacATTATGAAAAAACAGAACACTTGTATTTCTAAGCTAATTTTTACTATGGACACCTATATCATCATTAAACCTGTCATGCCAAATGTCCGTCAGCAACAGTCGACGATAATTCTTAAACACTAAAGACCAGCGATGATCATTCTTAAACACATAAGTCAGATATAGCCagcatgaaattttcaatgcaaaacaAACGAATGTCGACCGTAGTCAACACGGGGAATGGAAGTGACCACTGTAGTAGCAATGGTCATAGGCACTCAGGCCCAGCCAGAGACCTAGCTTAGTGAGGGCTTAGTGCCAATCGGGTCCAATCCTCCTATTCATTTGCAACCCTCCTCACTGCAGGAATATGTGGTGAGCTGGTTGAATTTCCAATGACTTtcgcaaataaaaatgtttgcaactccatttttctaaattatcaaatattttgttctgtttaaaagcattttttaaactaaattttagcGTGTTTAATACCAGACTGCTGGAGTGTAAGTCTTGCACCTGGTGTTTACCaactttgttattttcaatgctacaaatttgtttaaaactcTACAAAGCTTAAAATATTATAAGTTGTTCCTAGTACAGAATTAAGTATTGAAAATCatgaacattatttattttttaaaagcaatgctaatgcaataagttgactgtACTTTTGCTTATGAAGGGTCAGTACTACCAGCCACGCACCCTCTTGAGTTGGGTCCCACATCGAATGGATAAGAATAGCTGTGCAATTCTTCCACAAAGAGCTCCATAGAAAGGGGTTTACAATATTTTCAGGCTACCAGTAGAAcagaaaaaatttccattcaaaggtgccagcaggaaagggttaacGCTATTCATTATAATGGgtctaaaatttataaatagtgGTGATGCACTTCTTAGCTTTAACAAAAAACGATTAAACTCGTACCTGGAACATTGACAGTTGGGTTCTCAGACATTCCTGGCATAGGCTGGTAATCATGAGGACGACGAATTTTTAAACTTTGGCCTTTGAAGTTGATTCCATCAAAAGCCATAGCTTGAGTGGTTTCATCTATAGATCGGAACTGAAATGGAAGGACCGAGCTGTAGcaacatacataaatatttattttaaaattaaatggttAAATCTAAGAGCATGTACCTCCAAGAAGGCAAAATTCTTGTCCAAGTTGATCTGGCAGGCCAACACTGGATTCCCGGCGGCTTGAGCCAGTCCGGATAGGTGCATTTGCTGATTGAAGAACTCCATCATTTCTTCCTGAAAATTCAAAACAGAACAGTGAATTCCCAGATCTTCATTTTGATTCAGGCATAAATTTGTCCCAAGTCTTTCCACTTGCCTCGGTGACGCCAAACGGAATGTTGCCCACGTAAAGACGCCGAGCTTGCCGAGTTATCGTTGAGCCCACAACAGGAACAGCAGCTTGTGGCGTGTCGGCCACAATGTTGGCTGGAATTTGTCCAGCAGCTGGAACGCACGATACAGATAATGAACCTTGAGAAACGTGGGAAAAACTGTCTTAGATCGTTTCTCAAAATTCAAGTCGGTATCTTTCACGAGGTAGAGCAATACAAAAACGGATGGGGATATTGAACGTTTGCGACAGTTGAGAAAAGGTGCTCTCAAGAAAAACACCTTCGAACGTACCTTGCATTGCTTTATACTGTAGAGGGGTAATGTGTTCAAAACCCGGAGGGGGAACATCCCAATAAAGAGAGGGTTTTCTGCGTCGAGACCTGCGTTCTTTGCCACGAGACCTACGTAGCGCATAGAAAAAATTCACGCGCTGTAAAAATTTCAACCTTACAAGTAAACATGGCTACGGAAGCCTACAAAACGGAGTTTCAATCAAGCTTACCCAGATCTACTTCTTTTCGCCCTCTCTCTTCTATCTTTGCTATGCGAACGATTCCTCTTGTCACGGCTGCGAGAGCGGGATCGCTTTCTGTGCTCTCTAGAGCGGGATCTTCTCCTGcgatccttctctctctctcggtccTTCTCCCTGTCTCGATCTTacacaaatcaataaaaaataatcatcttaaacagtaaaaataactaATAACTGACATAATCGATTTAATTGCACCACCAaggccattgattttttttactatcactgGTACTTCTCATTGGAACTTAATGTTAACACAACAAAATGggcttggataaaaaataattgtaacacCAGTAATCCCTAAATATTATGCAAGTCAAGCTAGGATCACACAAAATTTGTAACGTCAAGACTTCTGAGTACGGGGGACATAATGCTTATAGTAAATCCAAAGCCTTTTTAACTAATGTTATACCATTTCATATGCAACCCGAACCAGTAACATGTAATTTCAGACATTTATAGATAGTTAGTTCGGACAATAAGAGCAATTCCTAGCCAGAGCAAGCGTTAACTTGAGCAGCTAGTCGTCACGAGTGGAAGCgtcctttaaaaattttacctcctTTGTTCTCCTCACCCATTATGGATTATTCACTAAGCACTATGATAAATGACTG
It encodes the following:
- the LOC124161865 gene encoding splicing factor U2AF 50 kDa subunit isoform X3; amino-acid sequence: MGEENKGDRDREKDREREKDRRRRSRSREHRKRSRSRSRDKRNRSHSKDRRERAKRSRSGSRGKERRSRRRKPSLYWDVPPPGFEHITPLQYKAMQAAGQIPANIVADTPQAAVPVVGSTITRQARRLYVGNIPFGVTEEEMMEFFNQQMHLSGLAQAAGNPVLACQINLDKNFAFLEFRSIDETTQAMAFDGINFKGQSLKIRRPHDYQPMPGMSENPTVNVPGVISTVVPDSPHKIFIGGLPNYLNEDQVGVPFSETVKELLMSFGQLRAFNLVKDSATSLSKGYAFCEYVDVTITDQAIAGLNGMQLGDKKLIVQRASVGAKNAQMSSQAPVQIQVPGLNLVGGAGPATEVLCLMNMVTPEELRDEEEYEDIQEDIKEECGKYGVVRSLEIPRPIEGVDVPGCGKVFVEFNSVVDCQKAQQSLTGRKFNNRVVVTSYFDPDKYHRREF
- the LOC124161865 gene encoding splicing factor U2AF 50 kDa subunit isoform X1, which produces MGEENKGDRDREKDREREKDRRRRSRSREHRKRSRSRSRDKRNRSHSKDRRERAKRSRSGSRGKERRSRRRKPSLYWDVPPPGFEHITPLQYKAMQGSLSVSCVPAAGQIPANIVADTPQAAVPVVGSTITRQARRLYVGNIPFGVTEEEMMEFFNQQMHLSGLAQAAGNPVLACQINLDKNFAFLEFRSIDETTQAMAFDGINFKGQSLKIRRPHDYQPMPGMSENPTVNVPGVISTVVPDSPHKIFIGGLPNYLNEDQVGVPFSETVKELLMSFGQLRAFNLVKDSATSLSKGYAFCEYVDVTITDQAIAGLNGMQLGDKKLIVQRASVGAKNAQMSSQAPVQIQVPGLNLVGGAGPATEVLCLMNMVTPEELRDEEEYEDIQEDIKEECGKYGVVRSLEIPRPIEGVDVPGCGKVFVEFNSVVDCQKAQQSLTGRKFNNRVVVTSYFDPDKYHRREF
- the LOC124161865 gene encoding splicing factor U2AF 50 kDa subunit isoform X4, translated to MGEENKGDRDREKDREREKDRRRRSRSREHRKRSRSRSRDKRNRSHSKDRRERAKRSRSGSRGKERRSRRRKPSLYWDVPPPGFEHITPLQYKAMQAAGQIPANIVADTPQAAVPVVGSTITRQARRLYVGNIPFGVTEEEMMEFFNQQMHLSGLAQAAGNPVLACQINLDKNFAFLEFRSIDETTQAMAFDGINFKGQSLKIRRPHDYQPMPGMSENPTVNVPGVISTVVPDSPHKIFIGGLPNYLNEDQVKELLMSFGQLRAFNLVKDSATSLSKGYAFCEYVDVTITDQAIAGLNGMQLGDKKLIVQRASVGAKNAQMSSQAPVQIQVPGLNLVGGAGPATEVLCLMNMVTPEELRDEEEYEDIQEDIKEECGKYGVVRSLEIPRPIEGVDVPGCGKVFVEFNSVVDCQKAQQSLTGRKFNNRVVVTSYFDPDKYHRREF
- the LOC124161865 gene encoding splicing factor U2AF 50 kDa subunit isoform X2 — protein: MGEENKGDRDREKDREREKDRRRRSRSREHRKRSRSRSRDKRNRSHSKDRRERAKRSRSGSRGKERRSRRRKPSLYWDVPPPGFEHITPLQYKAMQGSLSVSCVPAAGQIPANIVADTPQAAVPVVGSTITRQARRLYVGNIPFGVTEEEMMEFFNQQMHLSGLAQAAGNPVLACQINLDKNFAFLEFRSIDETTQAMAFDGINFKGQSLKIRRPHDYQPMPGMSENPTVNVPGVISTVVPDSPHKIFIGGLPNYLNEDQVKELLMSFGQLRAFNLVKDSATSLSKGYAFCEYVDVTITDQAIAGLNGMQLGDKKLIVQRASVGAKNAQMSSQAPVQIQVPGLNLVGGAGPATEVLCLMNMVTPEELRDEEEYEDIQEDIKEECGKYGVVRSLEIPRPIEGVDVPGCGKVFVEFNSVVDCQKAQQSLTGRKFNNRVVVTSYFDPDKYHRREF